The Ectothiorhodospiraceae bacterium BW-2 nucleotide sequence GATCTTGTCACCGGGTTGCTTCTCCCAGCTCACCACAACCCCTTCGGTCATGGTATCTGAGAGCTGCGGCATCTTTATGACATAAGGTTCGGCCATCGGTTATGGTTCTCCGGTTTTGGTAAATACAGTTAGGTAACAATCAGACTTTGCCGACTATCTTCAGCACAGCCTGAACCACAGCGCCAGCATTCGGTATCGCCGCCTTCTCCAGGCCATGGTTATAGGGGATCGGGACATTGGCGGCTGAGACCCGAACCGGTGGTGCATCGAGTTCGAAAAAGCACTCCTCGTTAATAAGGGCCATCACCTCAGCGCCGACACCCACAGCAGGCTCGGCCTCTTCAGCAATGAGCGCCCGATGCGTTTTGCTGACCGACTCACGAATACCTACCCGATCTAGCGGATTGAGGGCATAGAGATCGACCACTTCGCAATCGATGCCATGCTTTTTAGCCAGCGTCTCTGCCGCCTGTAGGCACCAGTGTACCGAAACATTGTAACCAAACAGGGTGATATCTCTCCCCTTGCGGGCCACTTCTGAGCCTTCGAGCGGGTGGAAGTACTCCTCATCGGGCACCTCGCCTTTCATATTGTACATCAGCTCATGTTCGTTAATAAAAACCGGATCGTTGCAACGCACTGCGGATTTAATTAAACCATAGGCTTGGCGTGGATTGGAGGGGGTCACCACGCGCAGGCCGGCAATCCCCATAAAGACCTTCTCCATTCGCGCCGAGTGCTGGGCGCCGAGCTGGTGCGCCGTGCCGCCGGGGGAGCGAATCACCACCGGTGCCTCTAGCTGACCACCCGACATATAGCGCACTTTGGCCGCCGAGTTGACAATCTGGTCGGTCGCTAGCCAAGCGAAGTTAACCGACATAATTTCGATAATGGGTCGCACGCCAACAAAAGAGGCCCCAATACCGAGACCGGTATAGCTATTTTCTGAGATCGGCGTATCGATCACTCGCTCCGGGCCATACTTATCATAGAGCCCTTGGGTCGCCTTGTAGGTTCCGCCAGCGATACCGATATCCTCTCCCATACAGATGACTAAAGGGTCTCTAGCCATCTCCTCATCGTGAGCGCGACGAATCGCCTCCCAGTACATGATCTCAGCCATTATGCCACCCCTCCTTTGACCCATGGGTCGTTCTCCGCCAATACATACCGCTCTAGCTCCGCGACATCGGGCTCGGCTGACGCCTCACAGAAGGCGATAATATCGCGCTCAATCGACTCGATAATCTCCTTATCTAGCTGCTGATAATCGATATCGGTCATCTCTCCGGCCTCAATGAGGCGGTTGCGCAAAATCGTAATCGGATCGCGTTTGCCCCACATCTGCTCCTCATCCTTACTCCGATAAGCATTAGAGTCAGACATTGAGTGGCCACGATAACGATACGTCATTAACTCCAGCATATAGGGGCCTTGACCAGAGCGAACATGATCGACCGCGATTTTGGCCGCCTCATAGACTTGATCGATATCCTGCCCATCCGCCTGCGCTGAGGGGATATTGTAGCCACAGGTGCGTTTGTATTGGTCTTGCACTGCCGTGGAGCGATCAATGCGAGTCCCAA carries:
- a CDS encoding alpha-ketoacid dehydrogenase subunit beta gives rise to the protein MAEIMYWEAIRRAHDEEMARDPLVICMGEDIGIAGGTYKATQGLYDKYGPERVIDTPISENSYTGLGIGASFVGVRPIIEIMSVNFAWLATDQIVNSAAKVRYMSGGQLEAPVVIRSPGGTAHQLGAQHSARMEKVFMGIAGLRVVTPSNPRQAYGLIKSAVRCNDPVFINEHELMYNMKGEVPDEEYFHPLEGSEVARKGRDITLFGYNVSVHWCLQAAETLAKKHGIDCEVVDLYALNPLDRVGIRESVSKTHRALIAEEAEPAVGVGAEVMALINEECFFELDAPPVRVSAANVPIPYNHGLEKAAIPNAGAVVQAVLKIVGKV